A portion of the Segatella copri DSM 18205 genome contains these proteins:
- a CDS encoding OmpA family protein, whose amino-acid sequence MKKTNFAVAGLSLCLLFSSCGTNQKTGTAVGAGSGAALGAIVGGLLNNSHRGTGALVGAAIGAAVGGGAGNLIGKHMDKVKAEAEQVKNAQVETVTDANGLSAVKVTFASGILFPTNGSTLSSSAKTDLAQFAGVLKNNTDCEVSIQGYTDATGNDGINLPLSQKRAEAVYNYLASCGVTSRQVKNVQGFGSANPVVNTTAACAQNRRVEVYMYASQAMVNAANNGTLK is encoded by the coding sequence ATGAAAAAGACTAATTTTGCAGTTGCAGGCCTCTCTTTGTGCTTGCTTTTCTCAAGTTGTGGAACCAATCAGAAGACAGGTACAGCTGTAGGTGCCGGTTCTGGTGCAGCCCTGGGTGCTATCGTTGGTGGATTGCTCAACAATAGCCATCGTGGTACAGGTGCTCTCGTAGGTGCTGCTATCGGTGCAGCTGTTGGTGGCGGTGCTGGTAACCTCATCGGAAAGCACATGGATAAAGTGAAGGCTGAGGCTGAACAGGTGAAGAATGCACAGGTTGAGACTGTAACAGATGCCAATGGCTTGTCTGCCGTTAAGGTAACATTTGCTTCTGGTATCCTCTTCCCAACTAACGGTTCTACTCTCAGCAGCAGCGCAAAGACTGATTTGGCTCAGTTTGCCGGTGTATTGAAGAACAATACCGACTGCGAGGTTTCTATCCAGGGTTATACTGATGCTACAGGTAATGACGGTATCAACTTGCCTTTGAGCCAGAAGCGTGCTGAGGCAGTTTACAACTATCTCGCTTCTTGCGGTGTTACCAGCCGTCAGGTAAAGAATGTTCAGGGTTTTGGTTCTGCTAACCCTGTAGTGAATACTACTGCTGCTTGTGCCCAGAACCGTCGTGTAGAGGTTTATATGTATGCTAGCCAGGCTATGGTTAACGCAGCCAACAACGGTACATTGAAGTAA
- a CDS encoding AraC family transcriptional regulator, with the protein MKITDNIIIYEAHEFPQLLMQPFYSDYVGIVICHQGMFRFCVDGTSFVASVGETVFLTKGVMFHVQETGKNLKYTLLFYRAEQIRHMLGNTVVTMRLYATIYPKPCHVKTTGYEDMLTSYAMMLRKLELEKEKSGELDAYCVHEQKLLLMAVTYRLCSIFSASFKAAGKEMERKIAIFESLVLLIEKNYMRERSVAFYADELCLTPKYLSVLVKSVCGQTVQQLLFKAMIRRSIYLMKSTTKTIQQIANELSFPNASAFGTFFKKHTGLSPKHYRNWEEGNEPPSFK; encoded by the coding sequence ATGAAAATAACAGATAATATCATCATATACGAGGCTCATGAGTTTCCTCAGCTGTTGATGCAGCCTTTCTACTCCGACTATGTCGGAATCGTAATCTGTCATCAGGGGATGTTCCGTTTCTGCGTAGACGGAACATCCTTTGTTGCATCTGTGGGTGAGACAGTTTTCCTCACCAAAGGAGTGATGTTTCATGTGCAGGAAACGGGCAAGAACCTTAAATATACCCTTCTTTTTTACCGTGCTGAACAGATTCGTCACATGTTGGGCAATACTGTGGTTACCATGCGTCTTTATGCTACGATTTATCCCAAACCCTGCCATGTCAAGACGACGGGCTATGAGGATATGCTTACTTCTTATGCCATGATGCTGAGGAAACTGGAGCTGGAAAAAGAGAAGAGTGGTGAACTGGATGCCTATTGTGTGCATGAGCAGAAACTGTTGCTGATGGCTGTTACGTACCGTTTGTGCAGCATCTTCTCGGCATCGTTCAAGGCTGCCGGCAAGGAGATGGAACGGAAGATTGCCATCTTTGAGTCGCTGGTGCTGCTGATAGAGAAGAACTATATGCGTGAGCGCAGTGTGGCTTTCTATGCAGACGAACTCTGTCTTACACCGAAATATCTGTCGGTACTGGTCAAGTCGGTTTGCGGTCAGACGGTCCAGCAGTTGCTTTTCAAGGCGATGATCCGTCGCAGTATCTATCTGATGAAGAGCACCACGAAGACGATACAGCAGATAGCCAATGAACTCAGTTTTCCTAATGCTTCAGCCTTCGGAACCTTCTTCAAGAAACATACCGGTCTGTCGCCTAAGCATTACCGTAATTGGGAAGAGGGGAATGAACCGCCTTCTTTCAAATAA
- the proS gene encoding proline--tRNA ligase, with protein sequence MAKELKNLTKRADNYSQWYNDLVVKADLAELSPVRGCMIIKPYGYAIWEKMQQQLDKMFKQTGVQNAYFPLLIPKSFFSREAEHVAGFAKECAVVTHYRLRSTEDGKEVEVDPNAKLDEELIIRPTSETIIWNTYKNWIHSWRDLPILCNQWCNVMRWEMRTRPFLRTSEFLWQEGHTAHATKEEAEAKAQEMLKVYAEFAENYMGVPVLQGVKSETERFAGALNTYTIEAMMQDGKALQSGTSHFLGQNFAKSFDVTYLNKENKPEYVWATSWGVSTRLMGALIMVHSDDNGLVLPPKLAPIQVVIVPINKGDEQLAQITAKLQPVIDQLRELGITVKYDDNPAKRPGFKFADYELKGVPVRLAMGGRDLENNTIEIMRRDTLEKENVSFDGIVELVKNMLEDIQKNIFEKARAYRDAHVYECDNYEEFKERVKDGGFFLCHWDGTAETEAKIKEETQATIRCVPFAYEQTPGVDMVSGKPAVARVIIARSY encoded by the coding sequence ATGGCTAAAGAACTCAAGAATTTAACCAAGCGCGCTGACAACTACAGTCAGTGGTACAATGATTTGGTAGTAAAGGCTGATCTCGCTGAGTTGTCACCAGTTCGTGGTTGTATGATTATCAAACCATACGGTTACGCTATCTGGGAGAAGATGCAGCAGCAGCTCGACAAGATGTTTAAGCAGACAGGTGTACAGAACGCATACTTCCCTCTCCTCATCCCGAAGAGTTTCTTCTCTCGTGAGGCTGAGCACGTGGCAGGTTTCGCCAAGGAGTGTGCCGTAGTTACCCACTACCGCCTCCGTTCTACAGAGGATGGAAAAGAGGTTGAGGTTGATCCTAACGCAAAGCTCGATGAGGAGCTCATCATCCGTCCTACTTCTGAGACCATCATCTGGAACACCTATAAGAACTGGATCCATTCATGGCGTGATCTCCCTATCCTCTGCAACCAGTGGTGCAACGTAATGCGTTGGGAGATGCGTACCCGTCCGTTCCTCCGTACTTCTGAGTTCCTCTGGCAGGAGGGTCATACCGCTCATGCCACTAAGGAAGAGGCTGAGGCAAAGGCTCAGGAGATGCTCAAGGTTTACGCTGAGTTTGCAGAGAACTACATGGGTGTTCCTGTATTGCAGGGTGTGAAGAGTGAGACTGAGCGTTTCGCAGGTGCTCTCAACACCTATACCATCGAGGCAATGATGCAGGATGGCAAGGCTCTCCAGAGCGGTACTTCTCACTTCCTGGGTCAGAACTTCGCCAAGAGTTTCGACGTAACATACTTGAACAAGGAGAACAAGCCTGAGTATGTATGGGCTACTTCATGGGGTGTTTCTACCCGACTGATGGGTGCCCTCATCATGGTTCACAGCGATGACAACGGTCTCGTATTGCCTCCAAAGCTGGCTCCTATCCAGGTGGTTATCGTTCCTATCAACAAGGGCGACGAGCAGTTGGCTCAGATTACTGCTAAGTTGCAGCCTGTCATCGACCAGCTCCGCGAGTTGGGCATCACCGTGAAGTATGATGACAACCCTGCCAAGCGTCCTGGCTTCAAGTTCGCTGACTATGAGTTGAAGGGTGTTCCTGTTCGTCTGGCTATGGGTGGCCGTGACTTGGAGAACAACACCATCGAAATCATGCGCCGTGATACCTTGGAGAAGGAGAACGTAAGCTTCGACGGCATCGTTGAGCTCGTAAAGAATATGTTGGAAGACATCCAGAAGAATATCTTCGAGAAGGCTCGTGCTTACCGTGATGCTCACGTTTATGAGTGCGACAACTACGAGGAGTTCAAGGAGCGTGTGAAGGACGGTGGTTTCTTCCTCTGCCATTGGGACGGTACAGCCGAGACCGAGGCTAAGATTAAGGAGGAGACTCAGGCTACCATCCGCTGCGTGCCTTTCGCTTACGAGCAGACTCCAGGGGTAGATATGGTAAGCGGCAAGCCAGCCGTAGCCCGTGTCATCATCGCAAGAAGCTATTAA